The following are from one region of the Chloroflexia bacterium SDU3-3 genome:
- a CDS encoding nitroreductase family deazaflavin-dependent oxidoreductase, protein MSQEDAFRDIERQIFKVMNTWFMAPLLRRGLGWLIGSPASGYFMLLRTTGRKSGQPRETPLNYAIVDGCVVCLAGFGSASHWLANIRSQPHVAVRLPARALEGSAELVADQDEAAGLALRVARNSGFALVFEDPRCLLMGDDELRALLRGRPVVRIRPDDGPLAPGPHDPGGRGWLILLGALALAALALAALLRRGRAG, encoded by the coding sequence ATGTCTCAGGAAGACGCATTTCGCGATATCGAGCGCCAGATCTTCAAGGTGATGAACACATGGTTCATGGCCCCGCTGCTGCGGCGCGGGCTGGGCTGGCTGATCGGCAGCCCGGCCAGCGGCTACTTCATGCTGCTGCGCACCACAGGCCGCAAAAGCGGGCAGCCGCGCGAGACGCCGCTGAACTACGCGATTGTGGATGGCTGCGTGGTCTGCCTGGCAGGGTTCGGCAGCGCCAGCCACTGGCTGGCCAACATCCGCAGCCAGCCGCACGTAGCGGTGCGCCTGCCCGCCCGTGCGCTGGAGGGCAGCGCCGAGCTGGTGGCCGACCAGGATGAGGCGGCGGGGCTAGCGCTGCGGGTGGCGCGCAACAGCGGCTTCGCGCTAGTGTTCGAGGACCCGCGCTGCCTGCTGATGGGCGACGACGAGCTGCGCGCGCTGCTGCGCGGGCGCCCGGTGGTGCGCATCCGCCCCGACGATGGCCCCCTGGCCCCCGGCCCGCACGACCCCGGCGGTCGCGGCTGGCTCATCCTGCTGGGCGCGCTGGCCCTGGCCGCGCTGGCCCTGGCCGCGCTGCTGCGGCGCGGGCGGGCGGGCTAG